A single Filimonas effusa DNA region contains:
- a CDS encoding Y-family DNA polymerase, whose translation MQQRFLSIWFRHLYANWCCRKNPALSSLPLVIAEPQQGRMVIVAVSAVASEQGIAENMTVADARVLCPALHVHDFRPELPQQLLTALGKWCIGFTPVTAIDPPNGLMLDISGCPHLWRGEGNYLKTIVTRLSHLGYDVRAAIAGTPATAWAVARFGQTTPIIPQEQQLQALLPLPPAALQLEQPVLDKMLKLGMYQVGSFIHMPRPVLRRRFGEHLLLRIDQALGYKPDPLLPLIPPNPWSERLPCIQPIVTAKGIEIAIQHLLERICHRLQHEGKGLRTATLKAWRADGQIRQISIGTSRPVSAIQHLFRLFELKIDTLEPGEGIERFVMEAPTVEDLPPAQECLWGGTGASAGQHLAELVDKLTGKLGINNVRRFLPQEHHWPERAVKKACSLNELPASTWNPQKRRPVFLLPTPEKIEVAAPVPDYPPMHFRYNNQLHKIKKADGPERIEREWWLEEGPHRDYYTVEDDQGNRYWLFRSGYYSAGKPHSWFIHGFFA comes from the coding sequence ATGCAGCAACGCTTTTTATCCATATGGTTCAGGCATCTCTATGCCAATTGGTGCTGCCGTAAAAACCCGGCATTAAGCAGCCTCCCGCTGGTAATTGCAGAACCTCAGCAAGGCCGTATGGTCATCGTTGCCGTCAGCGCAGTCGCATCAGAACAGGGTATTGCCGAAAACATGACCGTTGCCGATGCCAGGGTCTTATGCCCCGCACTTCATGTCCACGACTTTCGGCCGGAACTGCCGCAGCAGTTGCTTACAGCCCTCGGCAAATGGTGTATCGGTTTTACGCCCGTAACGGCAATAGACCCGCCCAATGGCCTCATGCTCGACATCTCAGGATGCCCGCATCTCTGGAGAGGAGAGGGCAACTACCTCAAAACCATCGTCACACGTCTTAGCCACCTCGGCTACGATGTCCGCGCCGCCATCGCCGGCACGCCCGCCACAGCATGGGCTGTCGCCAGGTTCGGACAAACAACACCCATTATTCCACAGGAGCAACAGCTCCAGGCATTACTTCCCCTGCCACCGGCAGCCCTGCAACTCGAACAACCTGTGCTCGATAAAATGCTGAAACTGGGAATGTACCAGGTTGGCAGCTTCATTCATATGCCCCGCCCGGTCCTCCGCCGCCGCTTCGGCGAACACCTGTTACTGCGCATCGATCAGGCCCTGGGGTATAAACCCGACCCGTTACTGCCATTAATACCTCCCAACCCCTGGAGCGAACGCCTGCCATGTATTCAACCCATCGTAACTGCCAAAGGAATAGAAATAGCTATCCAACATCTCCTGGAACGTATTTGCCACCGCCTGCAACACGAAGGAAAAGGCCTCCGCACTGCCACCCTCAAAGCCTGGCGCGCCGATGGTCAGATCCGCCAGATCTCTATCGGCACCAGCCGCCCCGTGTCTGCCATCCAACACTTGTTCCGCCTTTTCGAACTCAAAATAGATACCCTCGAACCCGGTGAAGGAATAGAACGCTTCGTAATGGAAGCCCCCACGGTCGAAGACCTCCCGCCGGCACAGGAATGCCTCTGGGGAGGAACAGGCGCCTCAGCCGGTCAGCACCTGGCAGAACTGGTCGATAAACTCACCGGTAAACTTGGTATTAACAATGTCCGCCGCTTTCTCCCACAGGAACACCACTGGCCCGAACGCGCTGTCAAAAAAGCCTGCTCCCTGAACGAACTGCCCGCATCCACATGGAACCCGCAAAAACGCCGCCCCGTATTCCTGCTGCCCACACCCGAAAAAATTGAAGTGGCAGCCCCCGTACCCGACTACCCACCCATGCACTTCCGTTATAATAACCAGTTGCACAAGATCAAAAAAGCCGATGGCCCCGAACGTATCGAAAGAGAATGGTGGCTCGAAGAAGGCCCCCACCGCGATTATTATACCGTAGAAGACGACCAGGGCAACCGCTATTGGCTCTTCCGCTCCGGCTACTACTCCGCCGGTAAACCTCACAGCTGGTTTATCCACGGCTTCTTTGCTTAA
- a CDS encoding error-prone DNA polymerase has translation MPTEPNITEHITINDTHTAIQPEQKQPYAELQVTTNFSFLRGASHPAELVEQAKNLGYTKIAITDRNTLAGVVRAHAAAREHGITIIPACRLDLLDGPSLLAYPTCKTAYESLSTLLTKGNLRTGKGQCELYKADAFQHAKGLKWIILPPGSLTASFEWDPIFLAQLKEYKTTFGNDLYLAATRFYNDDDLKKLHRLSLLSQEFNIPLVATNDVYYHIPDRRQLQDIVTCIREKCTIGKAGFRLQQNAERYLKPAEEMNRLFRHYPQAITNATAIANACNFSLDSLKYVYPEELTTEGRTPQQELTFLAWQGAREKFGEHIPEKISSAINYELRFMEEMNYASYFLTVYDIVRFARKQNILCQGRGSAANSTVCYCLGITAVNPDKFDLLFERFISSARNEPPDIDVDFEHERREEVMQYIYQKYGRDRAAIVATVTQQHSKGAIRDVGKAMGLSVDVINRISRALGELRDDEFDEKRMREHGLDINDPYLKKVLSLTQQFKGFPRQLGQHTGGFVITQGKLSDLCPILNARMENRTCIEWNKDDIDTLGFLKIDVLALGMLTCMRKAFDLMANHHHKKYTLDTIPGEDPKVYEMISNADTIGVFQIESRAQQSMLPRLRPQEFYDLVIEVAIVRPGPIQGNMVHPYLKRRNKEETVSYPSEELREILHKTLGVPLFQEQAMKIAIVAAGFSPAEADALRRSMATFKTEGMVAKFRKKLVDGMRSKGYEEEYALRIFRQLEGFGSYGFPESHAASFALLVYASSWIKYYYPDVFACSLLNSMPMGFYQPAQIITDARKHGVTVLPVDVNHSSWDNTLEEKQGDYCALRLGFRQVKGLRQEEMQLLASARSQMKEKAVAFTTITTLHAAGISQSALECLAGADAFTSLGLNRRQALWEVSALHDHPTGVFTGQPSESETEQKVPLPILTPAEHVLLDYNAIDLSLKGHPVQFVRPQLQMLQVTPTANLAKMKDGDYVKVAGLILVRQRPGTAKNVCFITIEDETGNSNLVVFEERFICYRREILQSKLLMVEGKLQREGDVIHVVVEACYNLSQLLHKLAAPTLPATINKRAQSQTRPEESKLPASRDFK, from the coding sequence ATGCCCACAGAACCAAACATTACGGAACATATAACTATAAATGATACGCATACCGCAATACAACCGGAACAAAAACAACCCTATGCCGAGCTGCAGGTAACAACAAACTTCAGCTTCCTGCGTGGCGCATCACATCCCGCCGAACTCGTAGAACAGGCTAAAAACCTGGGCTATACTAAAATCGCAATAACCGACAGAAATACACTGGCAGGAGTGGTGCGCGCCCATGCCGCCGCCAGGGAACACGGCATAACTATCATCCCGGCCTGTCGCCTCGACTTGCTTGATGGCCCATCCCTGCTCGCATATCCCACCTGTAAAACGGCCTATGAAAGTCTCTCTACCTTACTTACCAAAGGCAACCTGCGCACCGGAAAAGGCCAATGCGAACTCTATAAGGCCGATGCCTTCCAGCACGCAAAAGGACTGAAGTGGATCATATTACCACCAGGTTCACTCACCGCATCTTTCGAATGGGATCCCATATTCCTCGCTCAGCTGAAAGAATACAAAACCACCTTTGGCAACGACCTCTACCTCGCCGCTACCCGCTTTTACAACGACGATGACTTGAAAAAACTCCACCGCCTCTCTCTTCTGTCACAGGAATTTAACATCCCCCTGGTGGCCACTAACGATGTCTATTATCATATCCCCGATAGACGCCAGCTCCAGGACATCGTTACCTGCATCCGCGAAAAATGCACCATCGGCAAAGCCGGCTTCCGTCTCCAACAAAATGCAGAACGTTACCTGAAACCGGCAGAAGAAATGAACCGCCTCTTTCGTCATTACCCGCAGGCTATTACCAACGCAACCGCTATCGCAAACGCCTGCAACTTTTCCCTCGACTCCCTGAAATATGTCTACCCCGAAGAACTCACAACGGAAGGCCGCACGCCCCAGCAGGAACTAACCTTCCTCGCATGGCAGGGCGCCAGGGAAAAATTCGGAGAACATATCCCTGAAAAGATCAGTAGCGCTATTAATTACGAGCTACGTTTCATGGAAGAAATGAACTACGCCTCTTATTTTTTAACGGTCTACGATATCGTCCGCTTCGCCCGTAAACAAAACATCCTTTGCCAGGGGCGTGGTTCCGCAGCCAACTCTACCGTCTGTTATTGCCTCGGCATTACCGCCGTCAACCCCGATAAATTCGACCTGCTTTTCGAACGTTTCATCTCCTCTGCCCGTAATGAACCACCCGACATCGATGTCGATTTCGAACACGAACGCCGCGAAGAAGTCATGCAATACATCTATCAGAAGTATGGCCGCGACAGGGCTGCAATAGTAGCCACCGTTACACAACAACACAGCAAAGGCGCCATCCGTGATGTAGGAAAAGCAATGGGTTTATCCGTCGATGTCATCAACCGCATCTCCCGCGCCCTCGGTGAATTGAGAGACGATGAATTCGACGAAAAGCGCATGCGTGAACATGGCCTTGATATAAATGACCCATATCTCAAAAAAGTACTGTCACTCACCCAACAATTTAAAGGCTTCCCCCGTCAGTTGGGCCAGCACACCGGCGGTTTCGTCATTACCCAGGGCAAACTTTCCGATCTGTGCCCCATCCTCAATGCCCGTATGGAAAACCGTACCTGCATCGAATGGAATAAAGACGATATCGATACCCTTGGTTTCCTGAAAATAGATGTCCTGGCCCTCGGTATGCTCACCTGCATGCGCAAAGCCTTCGACCTCATGGCTAACCACCATCATAAAAAATATACGCTCGACACCATCCCCGGAGAAGACCCGAAGGTCTATGAAATGATCAGCAATGCCGACACCATCGGCGTCTTCCAGATAGAAAGCCGCGCCCAGCAATCGATGCTGCCAAGACTACGACCCCAGGAATTTTATGATCTGGTAATAGAAGTGGCCATCGTTCGCCCTGGTCCTATACAGGGCAATATGGTGCATCCTTATCTTAAGCGGAGAAATAAAGAAGAAACGGTGAGTTATCCTTCTGAAGAACTTAGAGAAATTTTACACAAAACCCTGGGAGTGCCGTTATTCCAGGAACAAGCCATGAAAATAGCCATCGTGGCCGCAGGATTCTCCCCCGCAGAAGCCGATGCCTTGCGCCGCAGCATGGCAACATTCAAAACTGAAGGCATGGTCGCAAAATTTAGAAAAAAGCTCGTCGACGGTATGCGCAGCAAAGGATATGAAGAAGAGTATGCATTGAGGATTTTCCGCCAGTTGGAAGGCTTCGGCAGCTACGGCTTCCCCGAAAGCCATGCCGCCAGCTTCGCACTCCTCGTTTACGCCTCCTCCTGGATCAAATACTATTATCCCGATGTCTTCGCCTGCTCCCTGTTGAACAGCATGCCCATGGGCTTTTACCAGCCCGCCCAAATTATTACCGATGCCCGTAAACACGGCGTCACCGTCCTCCCCGTCGACGTCAACCATTCCAGCTGGGATAATACGCTCGAAGAAAAACAAGGCGACTATTGCGCCCTCCGCCTCGGCTTCCGACAGGTCAAAGGATTACGCCAGGAAGAAATGCAGCTGCTGGCCTCCGCCCGCTCACAGATGAAAGAAAAGGCAGTAGCCTTCACCACCATTACCACCCTGCACGCCGCCGGCATCTCCCAGTCTGCCCTCGAATGCCTCGCCGGTGCCGATGCATTCACCTCACTCGGCCTCAACAGGCGGCAGGCCCTGTGGGAAGTCTCCGCCCTCCACGATCACCCCACAGGCGTTTTTACCGGGCAACCCTCCGAATCCGAAACAGAACAAAAAGTACCACTCCCCATCCTTACACCCGCCGAACACGTCCTGCTCGATTACAACGCAATCGACCTCTCCCTGAAAGGCCATCCCGTACAGTTCGTCCGACCACAATTGCAAATGCTGCAGGTCACGCCCACAGCCAACCTGGCAAAAATGAAAGACGGCGACTATGTTAAAGTAGCCGGGTTGATACTCGTGCGCCAGCGCCCGGGCACCGCAAAAAACGTATGTTTTATAACCATTGAAGATGAAACCGGCAACAGCAATCTCGTCGTTTTCGAAGAGCGCTTCATCTGTTACAGGAGAGAAATACTCCAGTCAAAATTGCTGATGGTAGAAGGAAAATTGCAACGCGAAGGCGACGTCATTCATGTAGTGGTAGAAGCCTGCTATAACCTGTCGCAGCTCTTACACAAACTGGCAGCCCCAACGCTGCCCGCTACGATAAACAAACGCGCCCAATCTCAAACCAGGCCTGAAGAATCAAAACTCCCCGCCTCAAGAGATTTCAAATAA
- a CDS encoding glycoside hydrolase domain-containing protein — MSFPSTVLRCLLMVICVSSVCAFGQKAIPDTTKSNGDKIRILCVNPVSDTILKAKQTIVLHKSGFPLQIRDQRGDSLFTEPIHLHVVSGATHKDIRFTSNEIIYTQWNKRKISWESTSSSPALSMKVSGTLEKQKQLSLTVTFTALEDIQLDDIKLHLPYSIQWADMLEGLGRKYGAQTDTLRWQWQDHPDTKEATLWQGNSTAGLKLQLPELWKQTDKAGFWIGIKGKSMLLEHNSGAQPINAGETRTYHLKIVPTTGNKR; from the coding sequence ATGTCATTCCCCAGTACTGTATTGCGTTGCCTTTTGATGGTTATATGTGTTTCTTCTGTTTGTGCATTTGGCCAAAAGGCGATTCCTGATACGACCAAATCAAACGGAGATAAAATACGTATCCTCTGTGTCAATCCTGTTTCCGATACGATATTAAAAGCTAAGCAAACCATTGTTTTACATAAAAGCGGTTTTCCTTTACAGATAAGAGATCAGCGGGGGGATTCGTTGTTCACCGAGCCTATTCATTTGCATGTTGTAAGCGGGGCTACGCATAAGGATATCCGCTTTACCAGTAATGAGATCATTTATACCCAGTGGAATAAACGTAAGATCAGCTGGGAGTCGACCAGCTCCTCTCCTGCTCTGTCTATGAAGGTAAGCGGGACACTGGAAAAGCAAAAGCAGCTATCGCTTACGGTTACCTTTACTGCGTTGGAAGATATACAGCTTGATGATATCAAGTTACACCTGCCTTACAGTATTCAGTGGGCTGATATGCTGGAAGGCCTGGGCAGAAAATATGGCGCGCAGACAGATACTTTGCGCTGGCAGTGGCAGGATCATCCAGACACAAAGGAAGCTACGTTATGGCAAGGTAACAGTACAGCTGGTTTGAAATTACAATTACCCGAGTTGTGGAAACAAACGGATAAGGCTGGTTTCTGGATAGGTATTAAAGGAAAGTCGATGTTACTGGAACATAACAGCGGGGCGCAACCTATCAATGCAGGCGAGACCAGGACCTATCATTTAAAAATAGTACCTACTACAGGCAATAAGCGATAA
- a CDS encoding pyocin knob domain-containing protein: MKKAIGLLAFFPILNDLYSQETLKSVTTQGAATDQTIFVTNNVRTSGLPSGRALGLQYGVNEDCGDIFAYDFATSTYKNISIAAGGGNVGIGNQSPAYKLDVNGTGNFSGALSQSGHQVWHAGNLNPARIANLAFTGADVNTYTLPGLYEYDGVTDVVVNAPNGSPNVRILSIGNENRWTQMSFQYDGPEVFFRYKLDNSFSVWHRIWNSGNFNPDNCFMSTGGNISGNVVIGQSTSPRSLDVNGNIKTRKIKVTQTDWADYVFDSSYQLPSLTHVETFIKANKHLPEVPTATEVKTNGLDLGDNQAILLKKIEELTLYIIQQNKQISQQSIQITHQNEEMELVKKRLEQLETKK; this comes from the coding sequence ATGAAAAAAGCGATCGGCCTCCTGGCATTCTTTCCCATTTTAAACGATTTATATTCTCAGGAAACATTGAAAAGCGTTACTACACAAGGCGCAGCCACAGATCAAACTATTTTTGTTACTAATAACGTCAGAACCAGCGGTTTGCCGTCAGGCAGGGCGCTAGGATTACAATATGGTGTAAACGAAGACTGTGGCGACATCTTTGCATACGACTTCGCAACATCCACATATAAGAATATATCCATAGCCGCTGGTGGAGGAAATGTAGGCATAGGTAACCAGTCTCCTGCTTACAAGCTGGACGTCAATGGTACAGGGAACTTTTCAGGAGCACTTAGCCAGTCAGGCCATCAGGTTTGGCACGCAGGAAATTTGAATCCGGCAAGGATAGCTAACCTTGCTTTTACAGGAGCTGATGTAAATACCTATACGTTACCTGGATTATATGAGTACGATGGTGTAACTGACGTAGTGGTTAACGCTCCTAACGGTAGCCCCAATGTCAGGATACTCTCAATTGGAAACGAGAACAGATGGACCCAAATGTCATTTCAATATGACGGGCCGGAGGTGTTTTTTAGGTATAAGCTCGATAATAGCTTTAGCGTCTGGCATCGCATATGGAATTCCGGGAATTTCAATCCTGATAATTGCTTTATGTCTACTGGCGGCAATATCTCCGGCAACGTGGTCATCGGCCAATCAACTTCCCCCAGAAGTCTTGATGTAAACGGCAACATCAAAACCCGCAAAATAAAAGTCACCCAAACCGACTGGGCCGATTATGTCTTCGATTCCTCCTACCAACTCCCGTCACTAACTCATGTTGAAACCTTCATAAAAGCCAATAAACACCTCCCTGAAGTCCCCACCGCCACCGAAGTAAAAACCAACGGCCTCGACCTCGGCGACAACCAGGCCATACTATTAAAAAAAATAGAAGAACTCACCCTCTACATCATCCAGCAAAACAAACAGATCTCTCAGCAGAGCATACAAATCACTCACCAGAACGAAGAAATGGAACTTGTGAAAAAAAGGCTCGAACAACTTGAGACCAAAAAATAA
- a CDS encoding pyocin knob domain-containing protein, which produces MKKMLLLFLLASINSFAQNLLPIHSDSYAASINLTGQNLDSVTAVGFYRGTSMVNAPGGGWWYMLVESHNNSRGADGWTKQTITAYGAGNTFPAGTTFIRNQINTSWTPWMMQLQLNRDGNVGIGTTSPVYKLDVNGSVRATNQTNTVSGVSSINFATLSDSSYNHGNYEAIVTTQSFAAGTRPGYGFHVVNTFGSYLYANGPLELRLRTAGGAAATLWTSANFTPASYLQLSGGSISGNLTIGTTAAQKALDVNGPVKARRVKVTQANWADYVFDSSYQLPSLLQVEAFIKENKHLPEVPSAVEVKKEGLDLGDNQAILLKKIEELTLYIIQQNKEMAEMKKRLADIEAK; this is translated from the coding sequence ATGAAAAAGATGCTCCTGCTCTTTTTGCTGGCATCGATCAATTCGTTTGCTCAAAACCTTTTACCCATCCACAGCGACTCTTATGCTGCCTCTATCAACCTTACCGGTCAGAATTTGGACTCAGTTACTGCAGTTGGATTTTATCGTGGTACTTCTATGGTAAACGCTCCCGGAGGAGGGTGGTGGTACATGCTGGTCGAATCGCATAATAATTCCCGCGGAGCGGATGGTTGGACAAAACAAACAATTACAGCTTATGGAGCAGGAAATACTTTCCCTGCAGGAACTACATTTATCAGAAATCAGATAAATACATCATGGACGCCCTGGATGATGCAGTTGCAATTAAATAGAGATGGTAATGTTGGAATAGGGACTACTTCTCCCGTTTATAAGCTGGATGTAAATGGCAGTGTAAGAGCTACTAACCAGACAAACACTGTTTCCGGCGTTTCCTCGATTAATTTTGCGACCTTATCCGATAGTTCCTATAATCACGGCAATTATGAAGCAATCGTAACAACTCAAAGTTTTGCTGCTGGTACACGGCCTGGTTATGGATTTCATGTTGTAAATACTTTTGGCTCCTATTTGTATGCGAATGGACCTTTAGAACTAAGATTAAGAACTGCCGGAGGCGCGGCGGCAACTTTATGGACTTCCGCCAATTTCACTCCGGCAAGTTACCTTCAGTTATCGGGCGGCAGTATTTCTGGCAATTTAACCATAGGAACTACCGCCGCTCAAAAGGCGCTTGACGTAAATGGACCCGTTAAAGCTAGAAGAGTAAAAGTAACTCAGGCAAATTGGGCCGACTATGTCTTCGACTCTTCCTACCAGCTCCCATCGCTTCTCCAGGTCGAAGCCTTCATAAAAGAAAACAAACACCTCCCAGAAGTCCCTTCCGCCGTTGAAGTGAAGAAAGAAGGCCTCGACCTCGGCGATAACCAGGCTATTCTTTTAAAGAAGATAGAAGAACTTACCCTCTATATCATTCAGCAGAACAAAGAAATGGCAGAAATGAAAAAGCGTTTGGCTGATATAGAAGCAAAATAA
- a CDS encoding nucleoside phosphorylase has protein sequence MNIIPESELIINSRGAIYHLDLRPEELAPTVITVGDPDRVAAISKYFDEIEVKRQHREFISHTGRLGNKRITVVSTGIGPDNIDIVLNELDALVNIDFTSRTIKPELASLQILRVGTSGSLKADIPVDACVAGTHGLGIDNLLNYYRHENNDEEKLIIKEFVTHTQLDSQFAQPYITQASASLLKHFVTGFHQGITVTCPGFYGPQGRVLRLGLTNPELINRLTEFQYGPFRISNFEMETSAIYGLGKLLGHHCLSLNAIVANRVTKQFTKDGAAAVENLIKKVLEQLSAF, from the coding sequence ATGAATATTATTCCCGAAAGCGAACTCATTATCAATAGCAGGGGTGCCATCTACCACCTCGACCTGCGTCCCGAAGAACTCGCACCCACCGTTATCACCGTAGGTGATCCCGACCGCGTAGCCGCCATCAGCAAATATTTCGATGAAATAGAAGTCAAAAGGCAACACCGCGAATTCATCTCCCATACAGGACGCCTCGGGAATAAAAGGATAACAGTCGTGTCTACAGGCATCGGCCCCGATAATATCGATATCGTATTGAACGAACTCGACGCCCTCGTAAACATCGATTTCACTTCCCGCACCATAAAACCTGAACTCGCCTCCCTCCAGATCCTCAGGGTAGGCACCAGCGGTTCCCTCAAGGCCGATATCCCCGTTGATGCCTGCGTCGCCGGCACTCATGGCCTCGGTATCGATAACCTGCTCAACTATTACCGCCACGAAAACAACGACGAAGAAAAACTGATCATAAAAGAATTCGTTACCCATACACAACTCGATAGCCAGTTTGCGCAACCTTATATTACACAGGCCAGCGCATCTCTGTTAAAGCACTTCGTCACAGGCTTCCACCAGGGTATTACCGTTACCTGCCCGGGCTTCTACGGACCGCAAGGCAGGGTATTACGCCTCGGTCTTACCAACCCCGAACTCATTAACAGGCTCACCGAATTCCAGTACGGGCCTTTTAGAATATCGAATTTTGAAATGGAAACCAGCGCTATATACGGACTGGGTAAACTATTGGGACATCATTGCCTGAGCCTGAATGCCATCGTAGCAAACAGGGTCACAAAGCAGTTTACAAAAGATGGAGCAGCAGCAGTAGAAAACCTGATAAAGAAAGTATTGGAGCAGTTATCGGCATTTTAG
- a CDS encoding TMF family protein yields MKRILFTLSACLITTFACFSQETLQTVTDRGSSTTNNISITGTGSNYINGRTTADSAWTFKNSVSINSALLGAIGAPALFSSWTWYKPYISGITPSMMVIRKGQTDVNSYLKDGLLLVDTLKWISNVNTSGFNQLQLAPVLNLNGFSGITRGLYVNPVLNNITNFRAIETNVANGQGIQIMANGTAPNYFRGRTTVDSIWVFNDIAYFATQTFATAIKSNSLTYYNPSYGMTIQKSNTVTNFPFTSDALRIFSAGSTNITNTNWNGVGSYDSITVTQDITSASVNQFRVGGKITQTGFSGPVQGINVNTQLVGATNFRAIQTNTNTGAGYQIYAAGTAPSFFKGNLSIGKDTARAVLDVAKYVSNGALGTVLARLYEGDSRADGTFLGVRSWGTQNNEYNGKSFSIEHSFYGALNSAINFYRGSSDKGGYITFATSDGTEKMRIDQNGYVGIGTANPQSALAVKGTITSMSVKVTRTGWADYVFDSSYQLPSLAHVESFINENKHLPEVPSATEVKTNGLDLGDNQVVLLKKIEELTLYIIQQNKQISQQSEQITRQNKEMEQVKKRLEQLETKK; encoded by the coding sequence ATGAAAAGAATCCTTTTCACTTTATCTGCATGTCTTATTACAACTTTTGCCTGCTTCTCCCAGGAAACCTTGCAAACTGTTACCGACAGGGGAAGCTCAACAACTAATAATATATCAATAACGGGAACCGGGTCCAATTATATCAATGGCAGAACTACAGCCGATAGTGCATGGACATTCAAGAACTCGGTATCTATAAATTCCGCCTTGCTGGGCGCAATTGGAGCGCCTGCTTTGTTTTCAAGCTGGACTTGGTATAAACCTTATATTTCCGGAATTACCCCCTCTATGATGGTAATCAGAAAGGGGCAAACCGATGTAAACTCATATTTGAAAGATGGATTGTTACTCGTAGATACGCTAAAATGGATCTCTAATGTAAATACATCTGGTTTTAACCAGCTTCAGTTAGCCCCGGTTTTAAACCTTAACGGCTTCTCCGGCATAACCAGGGGCTTGTATGTGAATCCGGTATTAAACAACATTACCAATTTCAGGGCAATTGAAACCAATGTAGCTAACGGACAAGGTATTCAGATCATGGCCAATGGTACAGCTCCCAACTATTTTAGAGGAAGAACAACTGTCGATAGCATATGGGTATTTAATGATATTGCCTATTTTGCAACGCAAACATTTGCTACGGCAATTAAGAGTAATAGCTTAACCTATTATAATCCGAGTTATGGTATGACTATTCAAAAGTCAAATACTGTAACTAATTTTCCTTTTACCAGCGATGCCTTAAGGATCTTTTCGGCTGGTAGCACTAATATCACGAATACTAACTGGAATGGAGTTGGTTCTTATGATTCTATTACCGTCACACAGGATATCACATCTGCTTCAGTTAACCAATTCAGGGTAGGTGGAAAAATTACTCAAACTGGTTTCTCCGGCCCGGTGCAGGGCATTAACGTAAATACACAACTTGTTGGTGCAACCAACTTCAGGGCAATACAAACGAATACTAATACAGGCGCTGGTTATCAGATCTATGCGGCAGGCACAGCCCCATCGTTTTTTAAAGGAAACTTGAGCATCGGGAAAGACACAGCAAGGGCAGTGCTCGATGTGGCGAAATATGTAAGTAATGGCGCCTTGGGAACCGTTTTAGCAAGACTATATGAAGGTGATTCCCGCGCCGATGGAACCTTTCTTGGAGTAAGATCCTGGGGTACTCAAAACAATGAGTACAATGGCAAATCATTTTCAATAGAACACAGTTTTTACGGCGCACTGAATAGTGCTATAAACTTTTACAGAGGATCTTCCGATAAGGGCGGCTATATAACCTTTGCTACATCAGATGGCACTGAAAAAATGCGTATCGATCAAAATGGCTATGTAGGAATCGGCACCGCCAACCCTCAAAGCGCACTCGCAGTAAAAGGCACCATTACCTCGATGAGCGTAAAAGTTACCCGGACAGGATGGGCCGACTACGTCTTCGATTCCTCTTACCAACTCCCGTCACTCGCCCACGTTGAATCCTTCATAAACGAAAACAAACACCTCCCCGAAGTCCCCTCAGCCACCGAAGTAAAAACCAACGGCCTCGACCTCGGTGACAACCAGGTAGTTCTCCTCAAAAAGATAGAAGAACTAACCCTCTACATCATCCAGCAGAACAAACAGATCTCTCAGCAGAGCGAACAAATCACTCGCCAGAACAAAGAAATGGAACAAGTGAAAAAAAGACTCGAACAACTTGAAACAAAAAAATAA